The Pollutimonas sp. M17 sequence ACTCCCGCAAACGATGGATTCGCACAGTTCAGATACGTGCAGGGCAGGCCATTGCCCACCGGTTGCCGCAATTGCAGCGCGGTCTCATAGCTGCGCAAAGGCTGGGGCGTAAGGCGGTGCTGCACGAAGGCGACATCGTCCGGCTCGAATAGTCCGAGGCTTTTGGGCTTGGGTGGCGGCAGCGCCGCTGCCCCGCCCGTCTGCTGTTGCGCCGCCGAGCGCAATTTGGCGACGAGTTCCACGGGCAGGGTGTCGAAGGTGCTGACGCCGCTTTCCAGTATGAAGGCATCCAGGTAGACCAGATGGCGCAGGCGCTGTGGCATGGCGTCGGCCGCTCCGGTGATCACCAGCCCGCCGAAACTGTGGCCGACCAGCACCACATCGTTCAGATCCTCCCAGGTCAGCACATTGACGATGTCGTCGATGAAGGTCTGAAGGGTGATGCCGGCATCGAGCAGGTGGCTGCGTTCGCCCAGGCCGGTCAGCGTGGGGGTGAATACCGTGTGTCCGGCGTCGCGCAGGCGAGCGGCCACACGAGACCAGCACCAGCCTCCGTGCCAGGCGCCATGCACCAGGACGAAGGTTTGAGCCGAAGGCGGGAGAGGGATCATGGGACAAACTCCGGAGTAGACGGATTCGCGGCCGGGCGGCGGTCAGCACGGCGGCGCGGCCGGATCCTTGCTTGCGCTTGCCGCCGGGACAGGCGTTCGTAGAAGGGCTGTGCCAAGCAGCAGGCCCACGGCGGCCAGGATCAGGGCGAAATCCAGACCGGCATCGAACCAGACATGAGTCATGCTGAAAAATATCGGCCCCGCCAGTTGCCCGGCGGCGAACGAGGCGGTCAGCGCCGCAATCAGCTTGCGCGCATGCCGGCCTCCGGCCGCCTGGCCTTCCTGCATGCCCAGCATGGTAACGATCATGAAGGTGCCTCCCACGAAGATTGCGGCCAGGACGATGGCGGTGACGCTGGATGCCAGGACCGGCAGCAGTACACCGGCGGCCATGGCGAACTGGGCCGCCGCCCACACCTTGCGGCGCCCATACCGGGCGGCCAGCCTGCTTGCCAACAAGGTGGAGACGGCCGCCGCCAGGCCGAACAGGGGCCAGGCCAGCCCGAAAACGGCGGGATCCTGGACCAGCAGGCGAGCCTGGGCGGGCAGGAAGGTGGCCGGCAATATATAGCCGAAGCCGAACAGGCCATAGCAGGCGATAAGCCGCCAATGCCTGCCCAGGCCCTGGTTTTCTTGGGGGCTTTCGTGGCTGGCCGGGACGCTGAAAGGCACGGCCCATAGGGGTCTGGCGGCAACCGTGCCCGCCAGCGCCACCGAGCCCAGGACCAGCCACGCTTGCGCCGAGGATGCGCCGGACAAGTCCAGGCCCAGGCATAGCAGGCCGGCCATGGCGATGCCCGTGCCTACGCCCGCAAACACCAGTCCGGCCCGCCGGGACTGGCCCAGCGCGGCAAGCCGCGCCAGGCATAGCGTTGCGGTGCTGATCAATACCCATGCGCTGGCAAGCCCCGCGATGAATCGCCAGGCCAGCCAGGCCGCCCAGCCGTCGGTGATGCCCATGAGCGCCGTGGTGGCCACCACCAGCGCCAGGCCCAGCCGCAATAGGGCGGCCGGCGAGCCGGGCACGATGGCGGCCGTCAGGGCTCCGGCCAGGTATCCCAGGTAATTGGCGCTGGCCAGCCATCCGCCCTGCGCCAGATCGAGACCGGCATCGCTTTGCATCATGGGCAGAAGGGGGGTGAAGGCGAAGCGCCCGATCCCCATGGCGACGGCCAGCGCGATGAAACCTGAAATCGACAGCAAAATGGCGGATGGCTTGTGTTGCATTGATGCTCCTTGTTACCCGAAACTGTAGCCCTTGCAGGCTGGTTTCGCCAGCGTAATCGTGCCCAATACGTTACATTAACGCCTTGCTTTCTTTTTTCCTTTTCCAGCCATGCACCAGCGTATCCTCATCCTCGATTACGGTTCACAAGTCACCCAGCTCATCGCGCGCCGCGTCCGCGAAGCCGGCGTGTATTGCGAGATACATCCGGGCGACGTCGACGATGCGTTCATTCTGGCGCAGCAGGGCTTGAAAGGCATCATCCTTTCGGGCAGCCACGCATCGGCCTATTCCGAAGAGTCGCTGAAGGTGCCGCCCAAGGTGTTCGAGGCCGGTGTGCCGGTGCTGGGCATATGCTACGGCATGCAATCCATGGCGTCCCAGCTGGGCGGCAAGGTCGAGTGGTCCGATCACCGCGAATTCGGCTATGCCGAAGTGCGCGCCCATGGCCATACCCGCCTGCTGGACGGCTTGCAGGACTTCATCACCACCGAGGGCCACGGCATGCTCAAGGTGTGGATGAGCCACGGCGACAAGGTCACTGCGCTGCCCCCCGGATTCAAGCTGATGGCCTCCACGCCGTCCTGCCCCATCGCGGGCATGGCCGATGAAGAGCGCGGCTTCTATGCCGTGCAGTTCCATCCCGAAGTCACGCATACGCTTCAGGGCGAAGCCATACTGGCGCGCTTCGTCACCGAGATCTGCGGCTGCAGCCGCGACTGGAACATGCCCGACTATGTCGAAGAGGCCGTGGCCAACATCCGCGCCCAGGTTGGAAGCGACGAGGTCATTCTTGGCTTGTCGGGCGGCGTGGATTCGTCCGTGGCCGCGGCGCTCATCCATAAGGCCATCGGCGACCAGCTTACCTGCGTATTCGTCGACCACGGTTTGCTGCGCCTGAACGAGGCCGAGCAAGTCATGGCCACCTTTGCGGATCATTTCGGCATCAAGGTGATACACGTCGACGCCACCGATGCATTCATGGGCAAGCTGGCGGGCGTGTCCGACCCTGAAGCCAAGCGCAAGATCATCGGCAAGGAGTTCGTCGAAGTCTTCCAGGCCGAGGCGGGCAAGCTGAGCAATGCACGCTGGCTGGCACAGGGCACCATCTATCCCGACGTCATCGAATCGGCCGGCGCCAAGACCGGCAAGGCTGTGGCCATCAAATCCCACCACAATGTGGGCGGACTGCCGGACACCCTGAACCTGAAGCTGCTCGAGCCCTTGCGCGAACTGTTCAAGGACGAAGTGCGCAAGCTGGGCGTTGCCCTGGGACTGCCGCCCGCCATGGTGTACCGCCATCCCTTCCCGGGTCCCGGCCTGGGCGTGCGCATCCTGGGCGAAGTCAAGAAGGAATACGCCGACCTGCTGCGCCGCGCCGACGCCATCTTCATCGAAGAGCTGCGCAAAACCGTGGACTCGACCAGCAACAAGAACTGGTACGACCTGACCTCGCAAGCCTTTGCCGTCTTTCTCCCGGTCAAGTCGGTCGGTGTGATGGGCGACGGCCGCACTTATGATTACGTGGTGGCGCTGCGCGCCGTGCAGACGTCGGACTTCATGACGGCGGATTGGGCGGAACTGCCTTATGCCTTGCTGAAGAAGGTGTCGTCGCGGATCATCAATGAGGTGCGCGGAATCAATCGGGTCACTTACGATGTGTCGAGCAAGCCGCCGGCGACGATTGAGTGGGAATGATCCCGCGTCTGGCACGGCCAGGCACCTGATGGCATGAAAAGCCGCTAAGCCCGCGTAATAGCGGGCTTTTTTGTATTTTTGGCGCTGCTGGACAGCATCGAGACCACGCAGGACGAAATGGGGCGCGTCATGAGAGCCGTGGTGCGGCCAAGGGCCGAGCCTTGAAATTTTAGCCGCTAAAAATTCGGAGGCTGGCTGATGATCGCCAATCATGTACATCTGCGTCGCTGGGCAAGTCCGACTTTGCCGTCCTGGTGAACTACGTCGCCGACGAGCAAACCAAGGATTATCGGCTGGGTCAGGTGCAGATCACCAACTGCGATGCTATGTCGGGGAAGGACGCCATCGTCGAAAGAGAGACAGGCTAAACCAGCGCAAGGGGCGGGGTCGGCAGCCCTTGAACTGCTTGAATGCAGTTTGTATAATTGATTTCACAGCAATCAAAAGGAGGCTTAGAACATGAGAGCAGTAACGATCAGGAATGTGCCGGAAGAGGTGCATCGTGCCATCCGGGTCAGGGCGGCGCAGAACGGCCGTACATTGCAAGCCGAGATGTGCGAAATATTGGCTACCGCCGTGAAACCGGAAGGCCGGGTAAAGCTGGGCGACCTGCTGGCAGACATCGGGCGCAAGGTGAAATTGACCGACGAAGAAATGGCGGTTTTTGACCGTGACCATTCACCCGCCCGCGCAGCGAGTTTTGAATGATTCTGCTGGATACAAACGTTATATCGGAGCAATTTCGAGCCGTACCCGATGAATCGGTGATTGACTGGTTGAATCGTCAGCCGCTGGAAACGCTTTATCTGGCATCCATGACCGTGGCTGAACTGCGGGCCTGTGTTGCCCTGATGCCCGCAGGTAAGCGCCGGACAGTGCTCAGTGACAACATCGAACACCAGGTGTTGCCGGTATTTGTGGGCCGGGTGCTGTCGTTTGATATGGCTTGCACACGCGCCTATGCCGATGTGCTGGCAGCCGCCCGCAAGTCTGGCAGCGGCATCGAAGCGGCTGATGCCATCATCGCGGCGATTGCTCTGGATAACGGTTTCAGCGTGGCGACAAGGGACGTAAGCCCGTTCCTGGCGGCCGGCGTGAAAGTCATCAGTCCTTGGGAAGATCAAGAGTAAAGCAGTTATTCGTGCAGGGTTGCACGACACACACCGATCTCAACAAAAAATTGCAAGGGCGTGACGGTGTCGCCCGGGCGGGTACCTTGGATTGGGTCCCCTGACTTCCAGTTCTTTTCGCGGCCCTTATTGCTTCGCTTCTTGTTCAAGTTGCGCCAACCCCATGCGGGCCAGGTAGCTTTCCAGCTCCGCGATCCGCTCCGCATCGAAAGTTACGCCGACGTAGCCGTCCGGACGGATCAGCACACATTCGCCCGGCGCCAGCCCATAGGCGTCGCGGATGTGTCCCCAGGCATCGATAACATCGCCCCTCGAGCCGATGTGGTGGATATGCAATCCTGGACGCGGCTCGATCAATGTATCGCCGGCCTCATGGATCAGCAGCGTCCAGTGCGGCCCTTGAAACAACTGGAACAGTCGCGATGGCTGGCCCGCCGCGCCCCGGATCCGGGCATCCGGTGCGCGATCCCCAGCCCGGATGCCGTCTTTGCGCTCGGGCAGTTCTTTGGAGAGAGGCGAGTCGGGGTAGCCGATATCAAGCTGGAGCACTTCGCGCCCGCGGCGCATTCCGCTCTGCTTCTGGGCATCGAGCAGCCGGGTCGAAAGCCCGAGCACGGCCTCGGCCACCGGACGACGCTCGGTCTCATAGCTGTCAAGCACGTCTTCTCTTGCCCCCTTCAGCGCGGCCGCGAGCTTCCAGCCCAGATTGTAGGCATCCTGCACGCTGGTGTTCAGTCCCTGTCCGCCGGTTGGCGGATGCACGTGCGCCGCGTCGCCTATCAAGAACACCCGCCCCACACGATAGCGCTCGGCCAGTCGCGCGTTCATTTGGTAATCCGAGGACCAGGAGACCGAATGCGCAATGATGTCCGTGCGTCCTGTTCGGTCAGCGACCAGGGCGGTCAGCCCTTCGGCCGAAAGGTCGGCCTGCGCATTCGGGGGGATCGGGGCCTGGATCTGGAAGAGGTCGGTT is a genomic window containing:
- a CDS encoding alpha/beta fold hydrolase → MIPLPPSAQTFVLVHGAWHGGWCWSRVAARLRDAGHTVFTPTLTGLGERSHLLDAGITLQTFIDDIVNVLTWEDLNDVVLVGHSFGGLVITGAADAMPQRLRHLVYLDAFILESGVSTFDTLPVELVAKLRSAAQQQTGGAAALPPPKPKSLGLFEPDDVAFVQHRLTPQPLRSYETALQLRQPVGNGLPCTYLNCANPSFAGVDDARNWARNRTGWRWEDLDAGHDAMVSAPGLVTEALLRAAQAGQANTARLETERSEEP
- a CDS encoding YbfB/YjiJ family MFS transporter, which encodes MQHKPSAILLSISGFIALAVAMGIGRFAFTPLLPMMQSDAGLDLAQGGWLASANYLGYLAGALTAAIVPGSPAALLRLGLALVVATTALMGITDGWAAWLAWRFIAGLASAWVLISTATLCLARLAALGQSRRAGLVFAGVGTGIAMAGLLCLGLDLSGASSAQAWLVLGSVALAGTVAARPLWAVPFSVPASHESPQENQGLGRHWRLIACYGLFGFGYILPATFLPAQARLLVQDPAVFGLAWPLFGLAAAVSTLLASRLAARYGRRKVWAAAQFAMAAGVLLPVLASSVTAIVLAAIFVGGTFMIVTMLGMQEGQAAGGRHARKLIAALTASFAAGQLAGPIFFSMTHVWFDAGLDFALILAAVGLLLGTALLRTPVPAASASKDPAAPPC
- the guaA gene encoding glutamine-hydrolyzing GMP synthase — protein: MHQRILILDYGSQVTQLIARRVREAGVYCEIHPGDVDDAFILAQQGLKGIILSGSHASAYSEESLKVPPKVFEAGVPVLGICYGMQSMASQLGGKVEWSDHREFGYAEVRAHGHTRLLDGLQDFITTEGHGMLKVWMSHGDKVTALPPGFKLMASTPSCPIAGMADEERGFYAVQFHPEVTHTLQGEAILARFVTEICGCSRDWNMPDYVEEAVANIRAQVGSDEVILGLSGGVDSSVAAALIHKAIGDQLTCVFVDHGLLRLNEAEQVMATFADHFGIKVIHVDATDAFMGKLAGVSDPEAKRKIIGKEFVEVFQAEAGKLSNARWLAQGTIYPDVIESAGAKTGKAVAIKSHHNVGGLPDTLNLKLLEPLRELFKDEVRKLGVALGLPPAMVYRHPFPGPGLGVRILGEVKKEYADLLRRADAIFIEELRKTVDSTSNKNWYDLTSQAFAVFLPVKSVGVMGDGRTYDYVVALRAVQTSDFMTADWAELPYALLKKVSSRIINEVRGINRVTYDVSSKPPATIEWE
- a CDS encoding FitA-like ribbon-helix-helix domain-containing protein, whose protein sequence is MRAVTIRNVPEEVHRAIRVRAAQNGRTLQAEMCEILATAVKPEGRVKLGDLLADIGRKVKLTDEEMAVFDRDHSPARAASFE
- a CDS encoding type II toxin-antitoxin system VapC family toxin → MILLDTNVISEQFRAVPDESVIDWLNRQPLETLYLASMTVAELRACVALMPAGKRRTVLSDNIEHQVLPVFVGRVLSFDMACTRAYADVLAAARKSGSGIEAADAIIAAIALDNGFSVATRDVSPFLAAGVKVISPWEDQE
- a CDS encoding FAD-dependent oxidoreductase; protein product: MTNHPMTDVLICGAGAAGLTLAIELARRGVSFRLIEKMAEPFPGSRGKGVQPRTQEIFEDLGILDRTMAAGGLYPRQRVYRDDGSHLDSDMAEQIDPTPAEPYHLPLMIPQFLTERTMRQRLNELGHQVEFACELIGFEQDGSGVSARLAGPSGETTLYARYLIGADGGRSFVRKTLGMDFSGKTLGVHALVADVVLTGLERDAWHQFNSGDMDRMVAICPLAGTDLFQIQAPIPPNAQADLSAEGLTALVADRTGRTDIIAHSVSWSSDYQMNARLAERYRVGRVFLIGDAAHVHPPTGGQGLNTSVQDAYNLGWKLAAALKGAREDVLDSYETERRPVAEAVLGLSTRLLDAQKQSGMRRGREVLQLDIGYPDSPLSKELPERKDGIRAGDRAPDARIRGAAGQPSRLFQLFQGPHWTLLIHEAGDTLIEPRPGLHIHHIGSRGDVIDAWGHIRDAYGLAPGECVLIRPDGYVGVTFDAERIAELESYLARMGLAQLEQEAKQ